In the Campylobacter concisus genome, AGCCTGTGTCCGTTACAAGCATCACAAATTTTCTCACTCATGTATTCGTCAAAGTCTTTGTAATCCTTCAAAAGCCCATGTGAAATTTTAACCACTCCATCAAACTTTCTAAGCAGCTTATTTCGCTTCCAAAAAAACTCAACTTCCTTGACATTCCCGTATAAAACAAGCCTCTTTTCATCTTCACTTAGCTCATAATATGGCTTTTTGATATCAATGCTATTTTGCTCACAAAAAGCAAGTAAAAATTTATAGTAATAGCTCATGTTGTAGCCGTAAAGTAGCCTGATCGCTCCATTTTCTATCGACTTTTCCTCATCGATGATCTTGCTCATATCTAGGCTGTATCTTATACCAAGTCCGTCACAGTGCTCGCAAGCGCCCTTTGGAGAGTTAAAGCTAAAGCTTAGTGGCTCAAGTGGCGTAAATGAAATTTTGCAGTCAAAACAAGCCATGTGTTCACTGTAATGTATAAAACTCTCTTTTAAGCCCAGTTCATCGGCATTTGCGATCTCTATCTCAACCTCTCCAAAGCTCTCATTTAGTGCCTTTTCTACGTCGCTTGCAAGGCGCTCGTGATTTTGCTCATCAATAGCGATCCTATCAACGATAACCTTTATCGTGTGTTTTTTTGTTTTTGCAAGCTCGATCTCCTCGTCAAGCCTCACTACCACGCCATCTATCTGCGCTCTCACAAAGCCTTTTTGGCGTAAATTTTCGATCAAGTCCGCCCATGTGCCCTTTTTCTCACGAACTAGCGGTGCATAAATGATTACTTTTGCGCCAAGTGGGAGTTTTGAAATTTCATTTATGATATCGCTCGCACTCATTTTTGAGATAGGTTTGCCACATTTATGGCAGTGTTGAACGCCGACCCTTGCGTATAAAAGCCTTAGATAGTCGTAAATTTCTGTAATCGTACCGACCGTTGAGCGAGGATTTTTAGAAGTCGTCTTTTGATCGATGGCAATTGCAGGCGTTAAACCCTCAATCTTATCGACGTCAGGTTTGCCAACACGATCTAAAAACTGCCTAGCATAGCTGCTAAGGCTCTCCATATATCTTCTTTGTCCCTCAGCATAGAGTGTATCAAAGGCTAGCGTACTCTTACCACTGCCACTAAGACCGGTAAAAACTACTAATTTATTTTTAGGAATTTTAAGATTTATATTTTTTAAGTTATGTTCCCTTGCGCCAGTTATTTCAATAATATCGTTCATTAAATTTATACAACCTTTTTAAAATTTTAATCTGTAAATTTAGTCTAAAAGTGATAAAAGATTTATAAAGTAGTTTTTCTAAAATTTAAGATTGTAGTTAAATTTAAGAGCCTATTTATATCATTTTCAGCTTTTTTTGATATTCTACGCCAAATTTTAATCTAAGGAGAAAAAATGTCTGTAAAAATAACTGATATATGCATAAGCTGTGGTTCATGTATTGATGAATGCCCAGTTTCAGCCATCGTTGATGATAGCGACAACCCAACTGGAGCAGACGCATACTATGTTTATTCAAATAAATGTGTTGAATGTGTAGGCTATAACGATGAGCCAGCCTGTGCATCCGCCTGTCCAACTGACGGTTGTATCGTATGGGACGCTGTTGTAGCAGGACAACCTTCTCGCGATCAAATCGGTGCTGATGCACGTAATGGCTCTATTCCAGTTATTCAATAATTTTATATTTATAAATTTTAGGCTCAAATTGAGCCTATTTTATTTTTAAGCTTTATTTGATATAATTGCCAACTTCAATTTAAATAACCTAGATTTAAGGAAAAATTTATGCAAAGAACACTTTCTATTATTAAGCCTGATGCTGTTAAGAAAAATGTTGTTGGAAAAATTATAGATAGATTTGAAAGTAACGGCTTAAGAATCGCAGCTGCAAAGAAAATCCAACTTAGCAAATGCGATGCAAAAGCATTTTATGCAGTTCATAAAGATAGACCTTTCTACAACGATCTAGTCGAATTTATGATAAGCGGGCCAGTTGTGGTTATGGTTTTAGAGGGCGACAATGCAGTTGCTAAAAACCGCGAGCTAATGGGTGCAACTAACCCAAAAGAAGCAGCTCCTGGCACTATAAGAGCTGATTTTGCTGATAGCATTGATGCAAATGCGGTTCACGGAAGTGATAGTCTAGAAAATGCTGTGAATGAAATAAATTTCTTCTTTGCTTCAAGAGAAATTTGCTAATTTTAGGTCAAGAAAATTGATTATATCTTTTTCTAAAATAGCAAACAAAGATATAAGCTTTGAGCTAGTAGGAAATGATAATTTAGTTTTTATTGGAATTTTAAAAAGAAAAGACCCTTTTTTGGTAAAATGCCAAGGCAAAATAAAAGGGAATATAAATTATGTTTGCGATCGATGCGGTGAAGTATTTATGCTACCTATCGATCAAGATGTAGAGCTAAATTTAAGTGACGGTATTTATAAAGATAGCGAAAATGAGCTTAGCGATACGATGGAATTTTTTGATGGCAATATTAATTTAAAAGAAGTCTTTGAGAGCGAGTTAGAAGCTTTTAAAAGTGATTATTTCTATTGTGAAAAATGTAAAAATTTATAAAGGAGAGTAAAAATGGCAGTACCAAAGCGAAGAGTGAGTCATTCTCGTGCAGCAAAACGTAGAACACATTATAAAGTTACACTTCCAGTACCTGTAAAAGACAAAGATGGTTCTTGGAAAATGCCTCACCGCATAAACAAAACTACAGGTGAATATTAAAATATGATTCGCATTGCTATCGATGCTATGGGTGGTGATTTTGGTGCAGATCCTATAATATCTGGTGTTATTGATGCACTAAAAGAGACAGAATTTAAAGCTGTATTAGTTGGCGATAGCAATGTCATCAAACCACTCATTCCACAATCTTATTTAAAAAATATCGAATTTTTAGAAGCTAGCGAAGTTATCTCGATGGCAGATGGTGCGACTGATGCACTTAAGAGAAAAGATAGTACGATCTACAAAGCAATTGAACTCTTAAAAAATAAGGAAGTTGATGCTTTAGTTTCTGCCGGTCATAGCGGTGCAACTATGAGTTTAGCTACCCTAAGAATTGGTAGACTAAAAAATATTTCTCGTCCAGCAATTGCAACACTTATGCCAAATTCAAAAGAATCTGCGACTTTAGTTTTAGATGTTGGTGCAAATGTTGATTGTAGAAGCGAGCATTTGTTTCAATTTGCCATAATGGGTGAGGCCTATGCAAAAGAAATTTTAGGTAGAAAAGAGCCAAAAGTTGGTCTTTTATCAAATGGCGAAGAAGAGAGCAAAGGCAATGAAGTTAGCAAAGAAGCCTTTAAATTAGTTTCTAGGCTTGATAGCTTTGTTGGTAATGCAGAAGGCAACCAAATTTTTGATGGTAGTATCGATGTAATGGTTTGTGATGGTTTTATGGGAAATATTCTTTTAAAAACTAGCGAAGGCGTTGCAGACGCTATAGGTAAAATTATCAAAAAACAAATTAAAAAATCACCTCTTGCTATAGCTGGCTCTGTACTCATGAGAAAAGTTTTTAAGACACTTAAAAAGCAGGTTAGCTATGACGAATATGGCGGTGCACCACTTCTTGGTGTAAATGGTTGTGTTATCATAAGTCACGGCAAAAGCAATTCAAAAGCTATAAAGAATGCAATTTTTCAAGCAATAAAATTTGCTAATTCAAACATAAATAAAGTTATCGAAGAAGAACTTTCGCACTTTGCAAGGTAAAATATGCCAAAAGCTTCACTGATTTCTATCGCTTCTTATATTCCAGAAAAAATTCTAACAAATTTTGACTTTGAAAAAATGGTTGAAACAAGTGATGAATGGATAGTAAAGCGAACAGGTATCGAGCAAAGGCATATTGCAACTAACGAAACAACAAGTGGCCTTGGTACAAAGGCTGGTGAATTAGCCATAAAACGCTCAGGACTTGATAAATCTCAAATAGATGCAATCATCTGTGCCACAATATCTCCAGATCATCTTTGTATGCCTTCTACTGCTTGCAAAATAGCTGCAAATTTGGGTTTAAACTATGGAGTTACAGCATTTGATATAAGTGCGGCTTGTACCGGTTTTATTTATCTTTTAGAACTTGCAAATTCTCTCATTGTTAGCGGTGCCAAAAAGAATGTTTTAATCATTGGGGCCGAAAAATTAAGCTCTATTGTTGACTATACAGATAGAAGCACTTGTATATTATTTGGTGATGGAGCAGGTGCAGCTGTAATTAGTAGTAGTAATGGTAATGAGATCATCGATATCCATACAGCAAGTGACGGCAAACAAGCTGAACTTTTAATAACTCCAGGATGTGGGAGTGTATTTCCAGCTAGCGAGGAAACACTAAAAAATAGGTTAAATTTTATCCATATGAGTGGAAATGAAGTTTTTAAAATAGCAGTTCAAACACTTAGCAAAAGCGTAATAGAAATTTTACATGCAAATAAAATGCAAAGCGAAGATATTGATTTTTTTATACCTCATCAAGCAAATATAAGAATAATAGATGCAGTAAAAAATAGATTAAATTTTAAAGATGAGCAGTGTGTCTTGACTGTTGCTAAATATGGCAATACAAGCTCCGCTTCAATTCCGATGGCTATAAATGATGCCTATGAAGACGGCCGTATCAAAAATGGTTCAGTTTTGCTTCTTGATGCATTTGGTGGCGGCTTTACATGGGGATCAGCAATTCTAAAATTTGGTGGAAAAAATTTTAGCGACTTACAATAATTACAGCAAGTAATTTTCTAAATTTTTAGTAACGCTTTTACTAATTTCTTTCAAGTATTCTCATCAATAAAATTTTTAAAATTCAAATTTTTAACACTTTTAACAAAAATCCATTTTCTACTCTTATCAATAACGCTAAATTTACTACACAAAAATTTCTAAAATATATTTAAACTAAATTTAATTTTGAATAGATATAATTTCGCAATCAATAAAATTTATTATTAAGGAGAACAAATGTTAGTAACAAAAAAAGCACCTGATTTTACAGCTGCAGCAGTTTTAGGAAACAATCAAATTGTAAATGATTTTAATCTTTATAAAAATATTGGCGAGAAAGGCGCAGTTGTATTTTTCTATCCAATGGACTTTACTTTTGTTTGCCCAAGCGAAATTATCGCATTTGACAAAAGATATGACGAGTTCAAGTCACGTGGTATCGAAGTTATCGCAGTTTCATGCGACAACCAATTTTCACATTTTGCATGGAAAGAGACTCCAGTAAACAAAGGTGGTATTGGCAAAGTTCGCTTCCCTATCGTAGCTGATATGACAAAATCAATCGCTCGCGGATTTGACGTACTTCTAGAAGATGCTGGTGTAGCACTTCGTGGCTCATTCTTACTAGACAAAGATGGCACTGTTCGCCATGCAGTTATCAACGATCTTCCACTTGGCAGGAATATCGATGAGATGATAAGAATGGTTGATACTATGCTATTTACAAATGAGCACGGCGAAGTTTGCCCAGCTGGCTGGAATAAAGGTGATGCTGGCATGAAACCAAGCACTGAAGGTGTTGCTGACTACCTTTCACATAACGAAGGCAAACTATAATCAACAGAAATTTCTAGGTATCTTTTACCTAGAAATTTCTCCTCCAAATAAATTTAAATACTTTTTTAATATAACTTTTTATATCATAGCCTTGGCTTTAATCAATAACATTCCGGAGACTAAATGGATTTTAAAGGCAGGCAAGAGCTTGTAATAAATTGCGAAGATAGCATACTTAAATTAAGAGATAAATTTATCGACGATGGTATCAAATTTTGTAGACAGCTAACATTTATCGTGCCGCACGATCAGGTAAAAATTTGTCTTGAAAACATCTTTGATACACTGCTTATTCAAAAGCCAAATGCTACGCAGCTACAAGATGATTTGAATAATCTAATACCAAAATCAAACGCAAGAGATGAATTAATCAATTTTCTACTTTTAAATTTGACTTTAAATTTTAGTCACTCTTGTGACAACAGTACCTTCGTAGGTTATTTCGTAAATGCCGTTTCAAGAATCAAAGAAATTTTATGTGGTGCCAAAGATCAGCAAGAAACAAATGTAAAAGACATGATCGAAACCGGAACATTTTTTTATGAAGATCCGATCAATACTTTCACTCGCATGAAAAAAGCCAAGGTAAGGCCAGAGCTTTTAAATTTATATGATGGATTAAATATAAAATATGAGGCTGAAATTTTAGAAGTTAAAGAAGATAGTGTCGTTTTTCGCGTGGATATGATGCAAATTTTAGCCATGAAGCAAGACGGCAAAGGTTTTATTTTGCCAAATAGCTTTTTCTCAAAGCCATTATGTGCTGATATTGTTAATTACAATATAGTTAATAAAGGCGTCACTCTTTCAAACTTCTTACGAAATACGACGATGTACGCATATAAAAGAAAATTCCAACGTATCTTGCCAAATCGTTTTACCAAAGCTATTATCAAAGGCAAACAAGACAAGATTGAAGGTAGCCTTTATGATGTTTCTGAAGGCGGTATAAGTGTATTAAGCCCGCAAACTACAAATTTTCAAGATGGAGAAGAGCTAGAAGCGAGCTTTGATATCTCAATCGCGCCAGATAAAGTAAAAAACGTGACTTTAAAGCTAAGACTTGTTACAGAGCTAGCATATAAAGGCTACATAAGATACTGCATGAAGCTTATCGATGATGATGAAACGATAAAAGATTTTACGCAAAAGCGCATAAAAGAGACACTTGATGAGCTTCGCTCACGTATAAATTTATACGAATAAGGCAGCTAGTGAAAACAATACAAGAAAATTTAAAACTTTTTTATATCGGACTAAAAGACAAAGAACCATTTTTTTATAAAAATAAGGATCTAACCACCCACGCAGCCATCATCGGTATGACAGGTAGCGGCAAAACAGGCCTTGGTATCACTCTTTTAGAAGAAGCCTGCATAGACAATATCCCTTCTATCATCATCGATCCAAAGGGCGACATCACAAATTTAGCTCTAACCTTTCCGCAGATGAGGCCGGAGGATTTTTTACCATACGTCGATGAAGCAGAAGCGGCCAACAAAGGTCAAAGTGTAGAGGAACTTGCCGCTGCTCAAGCCAAGCTATGGAAAAACGGCATAGAGTCTAGCTTTCAAGATCTTGAGCGAGTAAAAATTTTAAAAGAGAGCGCTAGCTTTAACATCTACACACCAAAAAGCTCAGCTGGCATAGGCGTGGCGCTACTTAGTGATTTTACCTGCCCAAATATCACTGACGAAGAAATTTTTAGCAACTATATAAATTCACTTGCAGCCTCGGTATTATCTCTTATTGGTATAAATTCTGAGGACATGAACTCAAAAGAACAGCTGCTCATCTCAACCATATTTGATACTAAATTTAAAGAGCAAAAAGATATCAGCATCGAAGAGCTTATAAATTTCATCGCAAATCCGCCTTTTAAAAAGATAGGCGTTTTTGACGTCGATACCTTCTATCCAAGCAGTGAGCGCCTAAAGCTTGCCATGAAGATAAACGCACTTATCGCAAGCCCAAGTTTTAAAGGCTGGACGCAAGGCGTTAGGCTAGAAATTTCAAAGATGCTTTTTGACGAAAATGGCAAAGCAAAGTGCAATATCTTTACGATCTCACACCTAAATGACGCCGAGAGGATGTTTTTTGTCACCCTTTTACTAAACGAGATCATCGCGTGGATGCGCGGCACCGAGGGTACAAGCTCACTTAGAGCGATCCTTTATATGGATGAAATTTTTGGATTTTTCCCACCAAATGCAAACCCGCCATCAAAAACGCCTATGCTCACACTTTTAAAGCAGGCTCGTGCATTTGGTCTTGGCTGTGTCTTAAGCACGCAAAACCCAGTCGATCTTGACTACAAAGGTCTTAGCAACATCGGTACTTGGTTCATAGGCCGCCTCCAAACAACCCAGGACAAAGCCCGCGTTATAGACGGACTAAGCGGCATCGCAGGCTCAAGCTTAGACAAAGCTTCACTTGAAAATCTCATATCAAATTTAGCAAAAAGAAATTTTTTAGTGAAAAATATAAACGAAGACGGATTAAACGTCATCTCTACGCGCTGGGCGCTTAGCTATCTAAAAGGCCCGCTTAGCCGCGAACAAATTTTAAATTTAATGAAAGAGCAAAAAGAAAATTTATCTGATACAAGGATCGATAAAAGCGAGATGGAATTTAGCATAAAGCCCATAATCTCAAATGAAATCACGCAACTTTATGCTAACTCAAAAAGCCTCACGCCAAATTTATTTGCAAGCGCAAAGATAAGAATTTATGATACTAAAAAAGGTATCGATAGCGTTTATGAAGCAAACTATCTTTATGAACTAAATGAAAATGACAATGAGCCAAACTGGAGCGAGGCTAGCGAAGGCATGCACGTTGATGCGAGCGAAAATGAGCCAAGCGGCGCAAGCTTTGCTGCTGTGCCAAATTTTATAACGAGCGCTAAAAATTTTGACGCTTTAGAGAAAGATTTTAAAGAGTTTTTATATAGAAATTTCAAATTTAACACCTTTGAAGCGATGGGAATTTACTCAAAAGAAAACGAGTCAAAAGAGGAGTTTTTTATAAGGCTTCAGGATAAGTGCAATGAAATTTTAGAAGAGCAAACCGCAAAGCTCACGGCTAAATTTGAAAAAGAGCAAAAGAGCTTGCAAGATAAGCTAAACAAAGCCCTTGCAAAGCTTGATAAAGAGCAAAAAGAGATGACCATAAGTGGGCTTGATGCTGCCATAAATATAGGCGCTAGCATACTTGGAGCGATATTTGGCAACAAGCTTTTATCTCGTCAAAATGCGGGTAAAATCGCATCGAGTGCAAGAAGTGCAAATAGAGTCTTAAAAGAGCGAAGTGACGTCAAGCTTAGCGAGCAAAGTGTAAATGACATAAATTTAGCCATTAGCGAACTTGAAGAGAAATTTGCACAAGAGTGCGATGCGTTAAAAGAAGCAAATGATGTTAAAAACATCACGATAAACGAAACGCAAATTTCACCAAAGAAAAGCGATATCTATGACGAGAAAGTCGTACTTTTGTGGAGATGATTTATAAGATAATTAGTATTTTTTTACTATCATTTCTGTTAAATTTAAAAGGTAAAATATGCAAAATTTAATACTTTATGCCATTAGTTATTTACTTGGAAGTATTCCATCTGGTCTCATTCTTGCAAAAATTTTTGGGCATGTTGATATAAAAAACGAAGGTAGCAAGAGCATCGGTGCGACAAATGTTTTAAGAGTTTTAAAACAAAAAGATCCAAAATTAGCCAAAAAACTAGCCATTTTAACGATAGTTTGTGATGTTTTAAAAGGCGTTTTGCCACTTGTTGTCGCTTCACATTTGGGAGCTAGCCAAAGCGTGCTTTGGACTATGGCGGTTTTAAGCGTGACTGGACATTGTTTTTCAATATTCTTAGGATTTCAGGGCGGCAAAGGAGTCGCAACTGGAGCTGGAGTGATCGCATTTTTCTTACCAGTTGAGATCATTATTGCTCTAGCTGTTTGGTTTGTGGTCGGAAAATTTTTAAAAATTAGCTCTCTTGCTTCACTTTGTGCGTTGATAGCTCTGATTGCATCAAGCTTTATAATCCATCCAGAGTTAGATGAAATTTACACACATGCTCCGATACTAATCATCGCATTTTTGGTGGTTTATAAACACATACCAAATATCGTTCGTTTAATATCTGGTAAGGAGAAAAAAGTCGTATGAAAAGCGAGATGACGACGATCATTAAAGATTATAAATTTGAAACGATCATCGGAATGCTTGATTTTGAGCGAGTCGCTAAGCAAGAGGTGCAAATGAATCTAGAAATTTGCTCAACTGGCTTTATTGATTATGTTTTAATTATTGACTTTGTTAAAAATTTTTATAATGAAAGACAGTTTCAAAGCGTTGAAGAGTCGCTTGAAGAAACTAGCAAAGCGTTAAAAGAGAAATTTGGCTCACTAACTAGCCTTAAAATGGAAATTTTAAAAACTGAAATTTTACCAAACGCAGTTGTTGGAGCAAAAATAAACACTATTTTTTAAAAATTTATTAAACTATCTTGAAATATTGCTTAATTTATGATACAATCGCCCATAAATTTTAGTTTAAGGAAGCAAAATGCGTATTTTAATAGTTGAAGATGAAGTGACGCTAAATAAGACGATTGCTGAGGGCTTGCAAGAGTTTGGCTATCAAACTGATAGCTCTGAAAATTTTAAAGATGCTGAGTACTATATAGGTATCAGAAATTACGATCTAGTTTTGACTGATTGGATGCTCCAAGATGGCGATGGCATAGATCTTATAAACATCATCAAACATAAATCTCCACGTACTTCAGTTGTAGTTCTTTCTGCAAAAGATGATAAAGAAAGCGAAATAAAAGCACTTAGAGCTGGTGCTGATGACTATATCAAAAAACCATTTGATTTTGACATTTTAGTAGCTAGACTTGAAGCTAGACTACGCTTTGGTGGCACAAATATTATAAAAATCGATGAACTTATCATCAATCCAGATGAGGAGAAAATCACATATTTGGGTCGCGATATTGAGCTTAAGGGTAAACCTTTTGAAGTCCTAACTCATCTTGCAAGACACTCAGATCAGATCGTATCTAAAGAGCAACTGCTCGATGCTATCTGGGAAGAGCCAGAGCTTGTAACTCCAAACGTCATTGAAGTCGCTATCAACCAAATCCGCCAAAAAATGGACAAACCACTAAATATTTCAACAATTGAAACTGTTAGAAGACGCGGATATAGATTTTGTTTTCCAAAAAAAGCCTAAGGAATAGATTTATACTACAATTAGCATCTGGTGCTATGATGCTAATTGTAGTTATTTCGGTAATGCTTTATCACTATATAAGGGTTACCGTTTTTCAAAGTGTAGTTAATGAGCTAAACTATCAAGCCGAAGCTTATAAAAAAAATCCTCAGAATTTCAATCCTTTAAATTCAAAAACATTTACGATAGAAAATCCAAACAAAACCCTAGCAACGATAAAAGCAGACGAGCCACAAGATAAAGAAACATATATCGTAACGCAAAAATCAAAGGATCAAAGTAAAACTTTTTTAATAACAAAACTCGATGAAAGTAGTTATTTAAGCCTAGAAAAAGATACTACTCTTCAAGCTCATATAGTAGAAGAAATTTTTATAGATATTATAATCGTAAATGTATCAGCGATACTTTTGGTGCTTTTTTATGCACTATTTTTATCAAGAATGCTTTTAATACCTATAAAAATTTTAAGTCACAAGCTTACAAATTTAGACGAAAAATTTCTTCATGAGATCGATATAAAAAGTCTACCAGATGAGTTTTTACCACTTGGACAAAGCATAAATAGGCTAATCTCTCGCATCCAAACATTTGTCTTATATCAAAAAGAACTTTTTGTAGGCGTGGCACATGAGCTAAAAACACCGCTGGCTGTAATGAAAACAAAAAATGAAGTTACGCTTTTAAAGCCACGCGAGAGCGAAAAATATATCGAGGCACTAAAATCAAACAATGAAGCTATAAACGGCATGAACGCGATGATAAGTTCTGTGCTTGAGATCGGTCGCCAAGAGGGAGCTCAGTTTGAAGAGCCGGTAAATACCGATGTCATAGGTTTTTTAAAAAAACTTGCGAAAAACTATGAGATACTTGCGAAAAATGATGAAAAAAATATAAAACTAGACCTAAAACCAGAAATTTTAAATCTAAAAATACAAACTAGCTTGCTAACTCACATTGTGCAAAATTTTGTTCAAAATGCCATTAAATTTTCACCAAAAAATAGCACCATTACGATTAGCTCTAAGCTCATAAAAAATAAATTTATTATCGAAGTAATAGATGAAGGAATAGGTATAGATGAGAGCAAAGATTTATTTGCTCCATTTAAAAGATACGGCGACAAAGGTGGTGCTGGGCTTGGGTTGTTTCTAGCTAAAGGTGCGGCACAGGCTCTTGGTGGCGAAGTAGACATTAAAAATAGAAACGATAGAAGCGGTGCAGTCGCAAGCCTAGTTTTAAATATAAAAGGATAGAAATGGCAAAGAGAACCGCAGTAATCGACCTTGGCTCAAATTCTATGCGAATGGCGATATTTGAGAGAACGTCACGCTTAGCGTTTTTTATACTAGCTGAATATAAAACAAAAGTGCGTCTAGGCGAAGGTGGATATGGTTCAAACAATGAAATATCCGAAAGCTCAATGAAAAAAGCACTAAAGGCTTTTAGCGAATTTTCAAATATCATAAAAAGCTACAAATGCAATAAAGTCTTATGTGTTGGTACTTCAGCGCTTAGGGACGCTCCAAACGCAAATGTTCTGATCTCTCTTTTAAGAAAAAAACTTGGTATAAATTTAAAAGTCATAGACGGCAAAGAAGAGGCTACTTTTGGTGCGATCGCAGCCAAAAATTTACTCCATAATATCGATGAATGTGTCACTATCGATATCGGTGGCGGATCAACTGAACTTGCCAGAATAAGCAAAGGCAAAATAATAGATACGCTCTCACTTGACATTGGCACAGTTAGATTAAAAGAGCTTTTTTTTGATAAAAAAAACTTAAATAAATTGCCAAAATTTTTAGAACAAGTTACAAAACAGATAGATGAGCGATTTAAATGCCAAAATATAATCGCTA is a window encoding:
- a CDS encoding peroxiredoxin, which produces MLVTKKAPDFTAAAVLGNNQIVNDFNLYKNIGEKGAVVFFYPMDFTFVCPSEIIAFDKRYDEFKSRGIEVIAVSCDNQFSHFAWKETPVNKGGIGKVRFPIVADMTKSIARGFDVLLEDAGVALRGSFLLDKDGTVRHAVINDLPLGRNIDEMIRMVDTMLFTNEHGEVCPAGWNKGDAGMKPSTEGVADYLSHNEGKL
- a CDS encoding NADH-quinone oxidoreductase subunit I, translated to MSVKITDICISCGSCIDECPVSAIVDDSDNPTGADAYYVYSNKCVECVGYNDEPACASACPTDGCIVWDAVVAGQPSRDQIGADARNGSIPVIQ
- the rpmF gene encoding 50S ribosomal protein L32; this translates as MAVPKRRVSHSRAAKRRTHYKVTLPVPVKDKDGSWKMPHRINKTTGEY
- a CDS encoding PilZ domain-containing protein, with product MDFKGRQELVINCEDSILKLRDKFIDDGIKFCRQLTFIVPHDQVKICLENIFDTLLIQKPNATQLQDDLNNLIPKSNARDELINFLLLNLTLNFSHSCDNSTFVGYFVNAVSRIKEILCGAKDQQETNVKDMIETGTFFYEDPINTFTRMKKAKVRPELLNLYDGLNIKYEAEILEVKEDSVVFRVDMMQILAMKQDGKGFILPNSFFSKPLCADIVNYNIVNKGVTLSNFLRNTTMYAYKRKFQRILPNRFTKAIIKGKQDKIEGSLYDVSEGGISVLSPQTTNFQDGEELEASFDISIAPDKVKNVTLKLRLVTELAYKGYIRYCMKLIDDDETIKDFTQKRIKETLDELRSRINLYE
- the plsY gene encoding glycerol-3-phosphate 1-O-acyltransferase PlsY, translating into MQNLILYAISYLLGSIPSGLILAKIFGHVDIKNEGSKSIGATNVLRVLKQKDPKLAKKLAILTIVCDVLKGVLPLVVASHLGASQSVLWTMAVLSVTGHCFSIFLGFQGGKGVATGAGVIAFFLPVEIIIALAVWFVVGKFLKISSLASLCALIALIASSFIIHPELDEIYTHAPILIIAFLVVYKHIPNIVRLISGKEKKVV
- the plsX gene encoding phosphate acyltransferase PlsX produces the protein MIRIAIDAMGGDFGADPIISGVIDALKETEFKAVLVGDSNVIKPLIPQSYLKNIEFLEASEVISMADGATDALKRKDSTIYKAIELLKNKEVDALVSAGHSGATMSLATLRIGRLKNISRPAIATLMPNSKESATLVLDVGANVDCRSEHLFQFAIMGEAYAKEILGRKEPKVGLLSNGEEESKGNEVSKEAFKLVSRLDSFVGNAEGNQIFDGSIDVMVCDGFMGNILLKTSEGVADAIGKIIKKQIKKSPLAIAGSVLMRKVFKTLKKQVSYDEYGGAPLLGVNGCVIISHGKSNSKAIKNAIFQAIKFANSNINKVIEEELSHFAR
- a CDS encoding beta-ketoacyl-ACP synthase III — protein: MPKASLISIASYIPEKILTNFDFEKMVETSDEWIVKRTGIEQRHIATNETTSGLGTKAGELAIKRSGLDKSQIDAIICATISPDHLCMPSTACKIAANLGLNYGVTAFDISAACTGFIYLLELANSLIVSGAKKNVLIIGAEKLSSIVDYTDRSTCILFGDGAGAAVISSSNGNEIIDIHTASDGKQAELLITPGCGSVFPASEETLKNRLNFIHMSGNEVFKIAVQTLSKSVIEILHANKMQSEDIDFFIPHQANIRIIDAVKNRLNFKDEQCVLTVAKYGNTSSASIPMAINDAYEDGRIKNGSVLLLDAFGGGFTWGSAILKFGGKNFSDLQ
- the ndk gene encoding nucleoside-diphosphate kinase gives rise to the protein MQRTLSIIKPDAVKKNVVGKIIDRFESNGLRIAAAKKIQLSKCDAKAFYAVHKDRPFYNDLVEFMISGPVVVMVLEGDNAVAKNRELMGATNPKEAAPGTIRADFADSIDANAVHGSDSLENAVNEINFFFASREIC
- a CDS encoding dihydroneopterin aldolase; translation: MKSEMTTIIKDYKFETIIGMLDFERVAKQEVQMNLEICSTGFIDYVLIIDFVKNFYNERQFQSVEESLEETSKALKEKFGSLTSLKMEILKTEILPNAVVGAKINTIF
- a CDS encoding ATP-binding protein, with amino-acid sequence MKTIQENLKLFYIGLKDKEPFFYKNKDLTTHAAIIGMTGSGKTGLGITLLEEACIDNIPSIIIDPKGDITNLALTFPQMRPEDFLPYVDEAEAANKGQSVEELAAAQAKLWKNGIESSFQDLERVKILKESASFNIYTPKSSAGIGVALLSDFTCPNITDEEIFSNYINSLAASVLSLIGINSEDMNSKEQLLISTIFDTKFKEQKDISIEELINFIANPPFKKIGVFDVDTFYPSSERLKLAMKINALIASPSFKGWTQGVRLEISKMLFDENGKAKCNIFTISHLNDAERMFFVTLLLNEIIAWMRGTEGTSSLRAILYMDEIFGFFPPNANPPSKTPMLTLLKQARAFGLGCVLSTQNPVDLDYKGLSNIGTWFIGRLQTTQDKARVIDGLSGIAGSSLDKASLENLISNLAKRNFLVKNINEDGLNVISTRWALSYLKGPLSREQILNLMKEQKENLSDTRIDKSEMEFSIKPIISNEITQLYANSKSLTPNLFASAKIRIYDTKKGIDSVYEANYLYELNENDNEPNWSEASEGMHVDASENEPSGASFAAVPNFITSAKNFDALEKDFKEFLYRNFKFNTFEAMGIYSKENESKEEFFIRLQDKCNEILEEQTAKLTAKFEKEQKSLQDKLNKALAKLDKEQKEMTISGLDAAINIGASILGAIFGNKLLSRQNAGKIASSARSANRVLKERSDVKLSEQSVNDINLAISELEEKFAQECDALKEANDVKNITINETQISPKKSDIYDEKVVLLWR